GTGAGGCAGTAGGTCAGCTCTACGTTAAAAAGTTCTTCCCGCCAGAGGCTAAGGAAAGAATGATCCAGCTAGTTAAGAACTTACAAGCAGCATACGCAATTCGCCTTGCAAAAGTAGATTGGATGACCGATTCTACCAAAACCAAGGCCATTGAGAAGCTCAAGGCCATTACAGTAAAAATTGGGTATCCTGACAAGTGGAAGGACTACACAAAGCTCTCCATTAAGAAGGACAGCTACTTTGACAATGTAATGAGCGCCAGAGCATTCTTGGTTAAAGAAAATCTAGATAAGCTGGGTAAACCAGTGGATCCAACAGAATGGGGAATGACGCCTCAAACGGTTAATGCTTACTACAATCCGCTCAACAACGAGATTGTTTTCCCTGCTGCCATTTTGCAGCCTCCATTCTTTAACCTTAAGGCCGACGATGCCGTTAACTACGGAGCCATTGGAATGGTAATTGCCCACGAAATGACCCACGGTTTCGACGACCAAGGCCGTCATTTCAACAAGGATGGAAACATGATTGACTGGTGGTCACCAAAGGATGCCGAGAACTTTAATGCTCGAACCAAGGTTCTAGCCGATCAGTTCAGCAAGTTCATTGCTGTTGATAGCCTACACGTAAATGGAGAGTTGACCCTTGGAGAAAACATTGCTGACAATGGTGGCTTGAACATTGCCTACGATGCATTGCAAATTGCATTAAATGGAAAGCAGCCTAAGAAGATTGATGGCTTTACAGCCGATCAGCGCTTCTTCTTGGGTTACGCTCAGGTTTGGATGGAAAACATTCGCAAGGAAGAGCTGATGCGCCGCATTAAGGAGGATGTTCACTCCCCTGCTCGCTTCCGCGTAAATGGTGCTTTGTCCAATATCAACAAGTTTTATGATGCATTCGACATAAAACCAGGTGATAAACTCTACGTTGCCCCCGATAAGAGAGTAAAAATTTGGTAATCAATTAATCGCTAAAAATGAGGCTGTCCAAATCAGGGCAGCCTCATTTTTTATGCTCATTAACTCCTACGAACTACTCTTTCTTTAAGCCTGATTTCTTAAGCAGAGCATCAATGCTTGGCTCCTGTCCCCTAAATCGGACATACAGCTTCATTGGATGTTCGCTTCCACCCTTAGAAAGAATGTTTTTACGGAACGACTCTGCCGTTGCACGATCAAATATTCCGTTCTTCTCGAACAGGGAGAATGCATCGGCCTCCAACACCTCTGCCCACTTATAGCTGTAGTAGCCTGCCGCATAGCCACCGGCAAATATGTGTCCAAAAGCGGTAGAAAAGGCCGTATTGGGCACTACGGGGAAGAGTTCGGTTGGAGCCATGGCCTTCTGTTCAAACGCAAGCACATCGCCCTTAAATGGCTCGGCAATGGAGTGCCAAGACATATCCACTATGCCGAAGCTAAGCTGACGAACGGTAGCATAACCGCTTAGGTAGTTTTTGCTTTCAATAATTTTCTGAACCAGCTCGGCTGGAATCTTCTCACCAGTCTTGTAGTTTACGGCAAACAAATCGAGCCACTGCTTCTGCAATGCCCAGTTCTCCATAATTTGGGAAGGTAGCTCAACAAAATCGCGATAAACGGATGTGCCGGAAAGGCTATTGTAGGTCACATTGGAAAGCATACCGTGAAGCGCATGACCAAACTCATGCAAAAAGGTCGTAACCTCATAGTGGGTTAGCAAGGCTGGTTTGGTATCGGTTGGCTTTGTAAAGTTGGTTACCACTTGAATAAATGGTATCACATCCTTTCCACCAATTTTATGCTGGCTACGGTAGGAGGTCATCCAAGCACCCTGACTCTTGCCGGCGCGTGGAAATGGATCGAGGTAAAGAATGGCAATGAGTTTGCTGGAATCGTTGTAAACCTCATAGGCTGTTACATCGCTGGCATATACTGGTATCGATTTGTTTTCCTTAAAGATTAAGCCATAAAGTTTTCCGGCAAGGTCAAAAATGCCTTGTCGCACCTTGTCAAGCTGAAAGTATGGCTTGAGCAGCTCATCGTTTAGGCTATACTTTTCATCACGAAGCTTCTCGGAGTAGTAGCTCCAATCCCAACGTTGAATAGTTCCCTCGAAACCGTGCCTATGAGCATACTCTTCAACCTCTTTCACATCGGTTTCGGCAACAGGTTTTGATGCCTTCAGCAGGTCAGCAAGGAAGCTGTTCACCTTTTCAGAAGATTCGGCCATACGATCTTGCAACACCAAGTCGGCATAATCTTTAAAACCCAAAAGATTAGCCATCTCCAACCGAAGATTAACAATTTGGCGAATCACCTCGCGGTTGTCGTTCTCCTTGTTCCGAATTCCACGGGTAGAATAGGCAATGTAGAGCTGCTTGCGGAGATCGCGATTATCGGCATACTTCATAAATGCAAGAAAGCTGGGTTGCTGTAGCGTAAAAACCCATCCATCGAGCTTGCGCTCTTTAGCCACCATTGCTGCCGCCTCCACAGCACTTTCTGGTAAACCAGCAAGCTGACTTGAATCGGTTATGTGCAGAATATAGCTGTTGGTTTCGGCCAACACATTATTGTTGAACTTGAGCGACAGCTCGCTGAGCTTGCGGGTAACTTCCCGATAGCGAGCCTTTGATGCAGAGTCGAGGTTGGCACCATTTTTTACAAAGCCGCGATAGGTCTTCTCCACCAGCGTCATCTGTTCTGTATTCAGCCCAAAGTTGTTCCGCTTATCGTAAACCGCTTTTACCCGCGCAAAAAGTCTTTCGTTTAGGTTGATATCGTTACTAAAGTCGGAAAGTAACGGTGAAACCTCCTGTGCTATAGCCTGCATGGTGCTATCGGTATTCGCCTCATTCAGGTTGAAGAAGATGTTGCTTACCCTGTCGAGCAGCTGACCCGATCCATCGAGCGCAGCAACGGTATTCTCGAAAGTTGGATCAGCCTTGTTTTCAGCAATGGAGTCAACCTCTGCCTTTGCCTGCTGAATGGCGGCATCGAAGGCTGGCTTGTAATCCTCGTGCGAAATTTTATCGAAAGGAGGTGTCTGGTAGGGCGTATTAAATTCACCCAAAAGTGGATTTGTGGAGGTTTTAGCTCCCTCATTACATGATGTTGCTCCCATAAGCATTACTATACAATAAATTAGATTCCGCAATTTCATTTTGGTTAAGTTAAAGGTTAAGATGAGTCAACAAAAATAGCTCTTTTCGCAAGGAAACATACATTTGAAAGTTCCCAAGCACAAGAGTTTAGCTATTATCAATAAACACTAAGAACAGCCGAGTTCAGAGCAATTCATCTTTTACATTACCTTTGCGCCATGCAAAATATATCAGCTTCGGTTCGCACCACGCTCAACTCAATGGGTATTTCCCATCTTACTCACATGCAAGAAGAGGCTATAAAAGCCTGCTTGGCACCTGGAGATGTTATCCTTCTATCCCCCACCGGGTCCGGAAAAACATTGGGATTCCTACTGCCCCTGCTGCAGGTTATGGATCCTGCAACAAGTGGTGTTCAAGCCTTAATACTTGCACCTTCGAGGGAACTTTCGCTCCAAATAGAGCAAGTTTTTCGAAAAGTTGCCACCGGATTTAAGGTAACCTGCTGCTATGGAGGACATGCCATTAAGACCGAAATAAACAGCCTTATTGAACCTCCTGCATTGCTTATTGGCACACCGGGTAGGATTGTCGACCATCTTCGGAGAAATAGCTTCAACACTACCAAAATAGCAACATTAGTGCTCGACGAGTTTGACAAATCGTTGGAATTAGGTTTTCAGGAAGACATGGCCACCATAATTGGGCAGCTCCGCCAGCTGAACAAGCGTATCCTTACCTCGGCTACCCAATCGGATGATATTCCTGCATTTACCGGAATTCACAACCCTGTTACCTTAAACTTTTTGGAAAAGGAATCTTCACCTGCGCTTACCACCATGCAGGTAGCGGCTACCGGAAAAGATAAATTTGATGCCCTTTTTCGCTTGATTTGTAAGCTTGGAAACGCGCCAACCTTGGTGTTCTGCAACCACCGGGAAGCCGTTGACCGAATCTGTGACCTACTCAACGAAAGAGGCGTTGCTAGCGATGCTTTCCACGGCGGAATGGAGCAGGAAGATCGCGAACGAGCGCTCATAAAGTTCAGAAATGGTAGCCACAATCTTCTAATTACAACTGATCTCGCCTCCAGAGGGCTTGATATTCCCGAAATACAAAATATTATTCACCACCAGCTGCCTCACAATGAGGATGCATTTATTCATCGCAACGGACGCACAGCCAGAATGCACGCCAATGGCAGTGCATACCTTATCCTTTCAGAGGAAGAGTATCTCCCCTCCTTTGTCGATCCTAACATTGAAATGTTTGATATTTCAGGCGATACCACCATACCTGAACTACCTGAATGGGTAACTCTTTACATTTCGGCCGGGAAAAAAGACAAAATAAACAAAATTGATATTGTTGGCCTTCTGCTGCAAAAGGGAGGTCTCTATAAGGAGGAGCTGGGACGAATTGAGGTGCTCGACTACATGTCGTTTGCAGCCATTAATAGAGGCAAGGCAATCGAGACCGTTGAGCTGCTGCGAAATCAGCCCATCAAGCGGAAGAAGGTTAAAATAGACATCTCCTACTGATACCTGCTTCTGAGCCTTAATCTGAAGAACTATTAAACGAAGTAAGGGCCACTACGGTGAAATG
This window of the Williamwhitmania sp. genome carries:
- a CDS encoding M13 family metallopeptidase encodes the protein EAVGQLYVKKFFPPEAKERMIQLVKNLQAAYAIRLAKVDWMTDSTKTKAIEKLKAITVKIGYPDKWKDYTKLSIKKDSYFDNVMSARAFLVKENLDKLGKPVDPTEWGMTPQTVNAYYNPLNNEIVFPAAILQPPFFNLKADDAVNYGAIGMVIAHEMTHGFDDQGRHFNKDGNMIDWWSPKDAENFNARTKVLADQFSKFIAVDSLHVNGELTLGENIADNGGLNIAYDALQIALNGKQPKKIDGFTADQRFFLGYAQVWMENIRKEELMRRIKEDVHSPARFRVNGALSNINKFYDAFDIKPGDKLYVAPDKRVKIW
- a CDS encoding M3 family metallopeptidase; protein product: MGATSCNEGAKTSTNPLLGEFNTPYQTPPFDKISHEDYKPAFDAAIQQAKAEVDSIAENKADPTFENTVAALDGSGQLLDRVSNIFFNLNEANTDSTMQAIAQEVSPLLSDFSNDINLNERLFARVKAVYDKRNNFGLNTEQMTLVEKTYRGFVKNGANLDSASKARYREVTRKLSELSLKFNNNVLAETNSYILHITDSSQLAGLPESAVEAAAMVAKERKLDGWVFTLQQPSFLAFMKYADNRDLRKQLYIAYSTRGIRNKENDNREVIRQIVNLRLEMANLLGFKDYADLVLQDRMAESSEKVNSFLADLLKASKPVAETDVKEVEEYAHRHGFEGTIQRWDWSYYSEKLRDEKYSLNDELLKPYFQLDKVRQGIFDLAGKLYGLIFKENKSIPVYASDVTAYEVYNDSSKLIAILYLDPFPRAGKSQGAWMTSYRSQHKIGGKDVIPFIQVVTNFTKPTDTKPALLTHYEVTTFLHEFGHALHGMLSNVTYNSLSGTSVYRDFVELPSQIMENWALQKQWLDLFAVNYKTGEKIPAELVQKIIESKNYLSGYATVRQLSFGIVDMSWHSIAEPFKGDVLAFEQKAMAPTELFPVVPNTAFSTAFGHIFAGGYAAGYYSYKWAEVLEADAFSLFEKNGIFDRATAESFRKNILSKGGSEHPMKLYVRFRGQEPSIDALLKKSGLKKE
- a CDS encoding DEAD/DEAH box helicase, whose translation is MQNISASVRTTLNSMGISHLTHMQEEAIKACLAPGDVILLSPTGSGKTLGFLLPLLQVMDPATSGVQALILAPSRELSLQIEQVFRKVATGFKVTCCYGGHAIKTEINSLIEPPALLIGTPGRIVDHLRRNSFNTTKIATLVLDEFDKSLELGFQEDMATIIGQLRQLNKRILTSATQSDDIPAFTGIHNPVTLNFLEKESSPALTTMQVAATGKDKFDALFRLICKLGNAPTLVFCNHREAVDRICDLLNERGVASDAFHGGMEQEDRERALIKFRNGSHNLLITTDLASRGLDIPEIQNIIHHQLPHNEDAFIHRNGRTARMHANGSAYLILSEEEYLPSFVDPNIEMFDISGDTTIPELPEWVTLYISAGKKDKINKIDIVGLLLQKGGLYKEELGRIEVLDYMSFAAINRGKAIETVELLRNQPIKRKKVKIDISY